The following proteins are encoded in a genomic region of Drosophila willistoni isolate 14030-0811.24 chromosome 3R, UCI_dwil_1.1, whole genome shotgun sequence:
- the LOC6651458 gene encoding GATA-binding factor A isoform X2, which translates to MGILLSDGDSTSDQQSSVDNYQNRQVAPIAAAASSKMYHSSAVAAAAYTDLAAAGSAAAAAGAGVGVGIGASGYHHQQAVNAPVYVPSNRQYNHVAAHFGSAAAQNAWTTDSFGSAHAQLPAQFYTQNAAVMMGSWRSAYDPTGFQRSSPYESAMDFQFGEGRECVNCGAISTPLWRRDGTGHYLCNACGLYHKMNGMNRPLIKPSKRLTATRRLGLCCTNCGTRTTTLWRRNNDGEPVCNACGLYYKLHGVNRPLAMRKDGIQTRKRKPKKTGSGTGVGVAVGAGTGTGAVGSTSLDAIKECKEEHDLKPSLSLERHGINKLHTDLKMTQHQHHAQQQHQTHQQQQAHQQCFPHYSQTTGQSQGTQQQQQQQQTQSHQTHSGGSHQTQLNTRQLHSTGSQLYTPSSSSSASAYTTHSSNATAPDTPTLSNGTPSPHYQHHHHHHHSHHQPGHPGMSVSGMGGMGVGVGVGGMAHHLHAAAAAAAYGVKTETNATNYDYVNNCYFGASFGALSGAAAASTAAMAGGGASDLAGYHHQHNVIQAAKLMASS; encoded by the exons ATGGGCATTTTGCTAAGTGATGGTGAT TCTACCTCGGATCAGCAGTCCAGCGTCGATAATTATCAGAACAGGCAAGTGGCCCCCATTGCGGCCGCTGCCAGCTCCAAGATGTATCATTCGAGTGCTGTGGCAGCAGCCGCCTACACAGATCTTGCAGCAGCGGGtagtgcagcagcagcagccggtGCAGGAGTGGGTGTTGGCATTGGCGCCTCGGGATACCATCATCAGCAGGCGGTCAATGCACCGGTCTACGTGCCTTCAAACCGCCAGTACAACCATGTGGCAGCTCATTTTGGTAGCGCCGCTGCACAGAACGCTTGGACCACGGACAGCTTTGGCTCGGCCCATGCCCAGTTGCCGGCGCAGTTTTATACACAGAATGCAGCCGTTATGATGGGATCCTGGCGCAGCGCTTACGATCCAACTGGTTTCCAACGATCATCACCGTATGAGAGTGCCATGGACTTTCAGTTTGGAGAAGGACGCGAATGTGTCAACTGTGGGGCCATTTCGACCCCACTCTGGCGGCGAGATGGAACTGGCCACTATCTATGTAATGCTTGCGGGTTATATCACAAAATGAATGGCATGAACAGGCCGTTGATTAAGCCCAGCAAGCGCCTG ACCGCTACACGGCGACTCGGACTTTGCTGCACTAATTGTGGCACTCGCACCACCACTCTCTGGCGGCGGAATAACGATGGTGAACCAGTATGCAACGCCTGTGGACTGTACTACAAACTCCATGGCGTCAATAGGCCATTGGCCATGCGGAAGGATGGAATTCAGACACGAAAACGGAAACCCAAAAAAACGGGCAGTGGCACAGGAGTGGGAGTGGCAGTTGGCGCGGGAACTGGAACAGGAGCAGTTGGCAGCACAAGTCTCGATGCCATTAAGGAGTGCAAGGAGGAGCATG ATCTGAAGCCATCTCTTAGTCTAGAGCGTCATGGAATCAACAAGTTGCACACGGATTTAAAAATGactcagcatcagcatcatgcccagcaacaacatcaaacgcatcagcaacaacaagcacATCAGCAATGTTTTCCGCATTACTCTCAGACCACGGGTCAGAGTCAGGGgacacagcaacagcagcagcagcagcaaacacaGAGCCATCAGACACATTCTGGTGGTAGTCATCAAACGCAGCTGAATACAAGGCAACTGCATTCTACTGGCTCTCAGTTGTACACGCCCAGCAGCAGTAGTTCTGCCTCCGCATATACAACACACAGCAGCAATGCAACTGCTCCGGACACGCCCACTTTGAGCAATGGAACACCCTCGCCGCAttatcaacatcatcatcatcatcatcactcCCATCATCAGCCTGGCCATCCTGGCATGAGTGTCAGCGGAATGGGTGGAATGGGGGTAGGTGTTGGTGTGGGTGGAATGGCCCATCATTTGCATGCagcggcagctgctgctgcctatGGCGTTAAAACTGAAACGAATGCCACCAACTATGACTATGTGAACAATTGCTATTTTGGCGCATCATTTGGGGCACTCAGTGGTGCGGCAGCTGCGTCAACGGCTGCCATGGCAGGCGGAGGAGCCAGCGATTTGGCCGGCTATCATCATCAGCATAATGTCATCCAGGCAGCCAAACTAATGGCGTCTTCTTGA
- the LOC6651458 gene encoding GATA-binding factor A isoform X1 has translation MGILLSDGDSTSDQQSSVDNYQNRQVAPIAAAASSKMYHSSAVAAAAYTDLAAAGSAAAAAGAGVGVGIGASGYHHQQAVNAPVYVPSNRQYNHVAAHFGSAAAQNAWTTDSFGSAHAQLPAQFYTQNAAVMMGSWRSAYDPTGFQRSSPYESAMDFQFGEGRECVNCGAISTPLWRRDGTGHYLCNACGLYHKMNGMNRPLIKPSKRLVSATATRRLGLCCTNCGTRTTTLWRRNNDGEPVCNACGLYYKLHGVNRPLAMRKDGIQTRKRKPKKTGSGTGVGVAVGAGTGTGAVGSTSLDAIKECKEEHDLKPSLSLERHGINKLHTDLKMTQHQHHAQQQHQTHQQQQAHQQCFPHYSQTTGQSQGTQQQQQQQQTQSHQTHSGGSHQTQLNTRQLHSTGSQLYTPSSSSSASAYTTHSSNATAPDTPTLSNGTPSPHYQHHHHHHHSHHQPGHPGMSVSGMGGMGVGVGVGGMAHHLHAAAAAAAYGVKTETNATNYDYVNNCYFGASFGALSGAAAASTAAMAGGGASDLAGYHHQHNVIQAAKLMASS, from the exons ATGGGCATTTTGCTAAGTGATGGTGAT TCTACCTCGGATCAGCAGTCCAGCGTCGATAATTATCAGAACAGGCAAGTGGCCCCCATTGCGGCCGCTGCCAGCTCCAAGATGTATCATTCGAGTGCTGTGGCAGCAGCCGCCTACACAGATCTTGCAGCAGCGGGtagtgcagcagcagcagccggtGCAGGAGTGGGTGTTGGCATTGGCGCCTCGGGATACCATCATCAGCAGGCGGTCAATGCACCGGTCTACGTGCCTTCAAACCGCCAGTACAACCATGTGGCAGCTCATTTTGGTAGCGCCGCTGCACAGAACGCTTGGACCACGGACAGCTTTGGCTCGGCCCATGCCCAGTTGCCGGCGCAGTTTTATACACAGAATGCAGCCGTTATGATGGGATCCTGGCGCAGCGCTTACGATCCAACTGGTTTCCAACGATCATCACCGTATGAGAGTGCCATGGACTTTCAGTTTGGAGAAGGACGCGAATGTGTCAACTGTGGGGCCATTTCGACCCCACTCTGGCGGCGAGATGGAACTGGCCACTATCTATGTAATGCTTGCGGGTTATATCACAAAATGAATGGCATGAACAGGCCGTTGATTAAGCCCAGCAAGCGCCTGGTGAGTGCA ACCGCTACACGGCGACTCGGACTTTGCTGCACTAATTGTGGCACTCGCACCACCACTCTCTGGCGGCGGAATAACGATGGTGAACCAGTATGCAACGCCTGTGGACTGTACTACAAACTCCATGGCGTCAATAGGCCATTGGCCATGCGGAAGGATGGAATTCAGACACGAAAACGGAAACCCAAAAAAACGGGCAGTGGCACAGGAGTGGGAGTGGCAGTTGGCGCGGGAACTGGAACAGGAGCAGTTGGCAGCACAAGTCTCGATGCCATTAAGGAGTGCAAGGAGGAGCATG ATCTGAAGCCATCTCTTAGTCTAGAGCGTCATGGAATCAACAAGTTGCACACGGATTTAAAAATGactcagcatcagcatcatgcccagcaacaacatcaaacgcatcagcaacaacaagcacATCAGCAATGTTTTCCGCATTACTCTCAGACCACGGGTCAGAGTCAGGGgacacagcaacagcagcagcagcagcaaacacaGAGCCATCAGACACATTCTGGTGGTAGTCATCAAACGCAGCTGAATACAAGGCAACTGCATTCTACTGGCTCTCAGTTGTACACGCCCAGCAGCAGTAGTTCTGCCTCCGCATATACAACACACAGCAGCAATGCAACTGCTCCGGACACGCCCACTTTGAGCAATGGAACACCCTCGCCGCAttatcaacatcatcatcatcatcatcactcCCATCATCAGCCTGGCCATCCTGGCATGAGTGTCAGCGGAATGGGTGGAATGGGGGTAGGTGTTGGTGTGGGTGGAATGGCCCATCATTTGCATGCagcggcagctgctgctgcctatGGCGTTAAAACTGAAACGAATGCCACCAACTATGACTATGTGAACAATTGCTATTTTGGCGCATCATTTGGGGCACTCAGTGGTGCGGCAGCTGCGTCAACGGCTGCCATGGCAGGCGGAGGAGCCAGCGATTTGGCCGGCTATCATCATCAGCATAATGTCATCCAGGCAGCCAAACTAATGGCGTCTTCTTGA